From the genome of Spodoptera frugiperda isolate SF20-4 chromosome 7, AGI-APGP_CSIRO_Sfru_2.0, whole genome shotgun sequence:
GACGGAGCAGGAGCAGGGACGACAACGGGCTCAGGAACAATGTGCACGGGGTCAGGAAGAATTTCGGGTTCAATAACAGCTTCTGGCTCTGGCAGTATGTGGTCAATGATGGCGGGGCCAATAGAGATGGGGTGTAAGTTGTCAATGACGGCGGGGCCGATAGCGATGGGGTGTAAGTTGTCAATCACGGCAGGGCCGATAGCGATGGGGTGTAAGTCGTCAACGACAGCAGGGCCGATAGCAATGGGGTGTATATCGTCAACCACGGCAGGGCCGATAGCAATGGGTGGGATTGCTTCAGGTTCAGGTGCGGGGACTGGGCCAGCAGGACCTACTGGCACCAGGCCTGGGTGGGCCACAGCCACAGCGATGAGGGCAGCGAGAATCAGGACTCTCATGGTTTCTGttgatgaataattttattattagttttaaatgaaGTAGAAGAATTTACTGGAACTATATGTCATTGCACAGTTGATTTCACT
Proteins encoded in this window:
- the LOC118266224 gene encoding uncharacterized protein LOC118266224, which gives rise to MRVLILAALIAVAVAHPGLVPVGPAGPVPAPEPEAIPPIAIGPAVVDDIHPIAIGPAVVDDLHPIAIGPAVIDNLHPIAIGPAVIDNLHPISIGPAIIDHILPEPEAVIEPEILPDPVHIVPEPVVVPAPAPSPKGPLVQIILNINSVESAGAAVPVKPVHVVDEAPEPVHVVDEPEPVYIPPAVIGVPVLPQPAVESHQHHH